A genomic stretch from Sulfobacillus thermosulfidooxidans includes:
- a CDS encoding class I SAM-dependent methyltransferase has protein sequence METYYGARSREYEKVYLRSEQVCQRELLELRHAMTNLFSDKSVLEVACGTGYWTQYLARIARHVVAVDASKEMLNIAKSKGLDSDIVIFCQGDAYNLNSLRGNFDGGVANFWFSHVPKCRIHEFLSHWHARLGQASTVFMADNVYMDGVGGQLISKASDNNTYKMRTLEDGRRYEVLKNYYTQDELRTLFSPYADALHIHVGQCYWWLSYRVKGTNG, from the coding sequence GTGGAAACATATTACGGAGCACGCTCCCGTGAATATGAGAAAGTTTATTTAAGAAGCGAGCAGGTCTGTCAGCGCGAGTTACTAGAATTACGGCATGCTATGACGAACTTATTCTCGGACAAATCGGTGTTGGAAGTAGCGTGTGGTACGGGTTATTGGACACAATATCTCGCCCGAATTGCCCGTCATGTCGTAGCGGTGGATGCCTCTAAAGAAATGTTAAACATTGCCAAAAGCAAAGGTCTCGATTCCGACATCGTCATATTTTGCCAAGGAGATGCTTATAATCTGAATAGTCTACGAGGCAATTTTGATGGAGGAGTGGCAAACTTCTGGTTTTCTCACGTGCCTAAATGCCGCATTCACGAATTTCTAAGCCATTGGCATGCCCGTCTTGGACAAGCTTCCACAGTTTTTATGGCTGATAATGTTTATATGGACGGCGTAGGGGGACAACTGATTTCTAAAGCTTCGGATAACAACACATACAAAATGCGGACGTTGGAAGACGGTCGGAGATATGAAGTTCTAAAAAATTACTACACTCAAGACGAGCTGAGAACATTATTCTCTCCGTATGCTGATGCGCTACACATTCATGTTGGTCAATGCTATTGGTGGTTAAGTTATCGAGTTAAAGGAACGAATGGCTGA